TGAACCCTTCTCATTTGATCTTTTTTCAACAGGAAAATCAGTCCGTTGGTTTGGATATTTATTTGTGCTTTGTATTATCATGACCACATTGAGGATAGTCTACATGCAGAAAAAGTTTCTGGAGTACTGAGAGGATTTTATTTTCCAGCTATAAAATCATCACCTCGTTTCACTGCTATAGCAACTAGTGGAAAATCAGTTCCTCCGAACAGTGGTAATTGAACTGACTCTGATTGGTCGAAAGAGTGTAGAGGGGATAGCCAATAAGATCAGCTGTTTTAGCCTCATCGCAAGTAATGTACAAGATTGTACTCATCGTAGTTCGCATTGGTCGGAACCACGCAGCGATCCCAGCCAATCATGACTGGCGGTCTCCGtcacattaaatgtaattttgCAACCCCTCACGTATACAGAGATTATTGATCCCGTATAGCATTTAAAGGTGCGCGGTCCCCGGATTTAGAAGGGCCTGTTTGACATACGTATGTACTGCGGACGGTGCCAGCTGCCAATTTccttcggagggggggggggcaggcaagACGCATGAGAAAATTCAAATGTGAGGGAGCGAAGCAACCGAGATGGTCATGGGGCGTTTTTGCATCTCTTAACGGATTTTGTGCACACTACTGGtaatttttttagtaaaaaCAATCGAGGGTAGGGGTAATTCCTTTCCACCCCTACCTTTGCGTAAACCCATTTGGATATATACAGCAAGAAAATAATAGATGGATAATTGCCTGGCGGGAATagtcataaaataaaatctgaTATGTGGCCCTTATCAACACCCTAAGCTTCAACTTAAAgaagggtaaattgccaattcgtctactggcAACTCGTCCATTCACCACAtctggtctactttcatttagtctcatgccattccgtccatcaaaatttcgtctaacaaccatttggtctattaaCCTTTTAGTCCAATcaccactttgtctaatcactaTTTCGTCTGTGATCATTTCGTCTCatatccagttggtctaatatccatttcattttcatccattttGCATAATTTAACGCCTAGTCCAATGATACCAAATGGTGTATGGACTAAATTGCCATCGGACCAGCCggttattagactaaatgaaagtagaccatgtggtgagtggaagAAGTGATGGTAGACTataatgatagtagacgagttggcagaTGGAAGCCCGGGATTGGTCggttggcattagacgaattggaaataaacctcgAGAAGAACCCATATCGGTTTCGGTTGATGGTTCCATCATATGATATAATACATGAGGATATAGGTATCAGGTAACTTAAGATGATCAATCATTGGAGaatagtgtatatatatatatatatatacatatatatatatagtgataGAAATGGATGAatagaacaatggtaggcgtatagcttcaataaaaaatgtctctgccgggaatcgaacccggacCCCCAGCATGGAGCGCCggtctgtggtctagtggttggGTAAAGGCATTATTCGGTGCTCGTCGGTGAAGAGTTCGTAAATTTTTTATACAACTCTAGGTGttatttaattaagaaaaaatgttgCTTGCTTTCTATCAGTTCGATATTGTGTAAAATATGAAGTGTCGCTCAGCCATAAACCCATTCCCTTAAACGACGCAAGATTATACAGGTATCGTCTGAAAATGTTATCATACGTATACAATATTGCAGCTGAGCATTTCCAGACAACCtgctcaaaatatatttttgtagaaCTTTATTTTGCAGTATGTTTCGAATACGTATTCTACCGTATTAATATATTCACATACGGGTTGGGAATATATTTGttctttttcaattattgtaGCGTACTGGAATTGTTATTCATGCATCAGATTTGTTGTGAACCAaattaaaaatcacattataaGAGAGATGGATATGCCGCAAATCGctcttgaaagaaaaataaaaatggttcATTGAAATATGCGGGTATACGCTCGGGACCAAGGGCGTGTTTCTAACACATCGTTGTTAAACTTTGGAATACGTAAACGTTGCTCCAACcagttaaaaataattattattttcatcaaattcatcATCAGGATTTATTCAATTGGAGATTGGAGAGGTAAAACAGTGGCAGATTTTCGGTGATTGTGCGCGGGTGGCTATTAGAAATTTTcgggaaattttttttttctccatttcacaAATCGTTCATAAAAGTGCTATTATCCGAACCTCTTCCCCAACTGCCGCTTTTCTCGTCTTCACACTGGTATAGAATTGAAGagaaataattgtttaaactcCAATAAAGCACAGCTTATCGTGATTATGGAGAAGTGAATCTTCATCTTCCTTACCTGTTCATCTGATAACAACTTATCAAGGCAATCATTGGGGATACAGACTGCTACAGACGATAGAACAGGTACGTAGGAGTTGTTATTAATTGAAGATCCCATCAATTAACGTTTATTATACTTACTTGCCTGGATTTGgttgatcaaaataaaatagtcGCTCTTCAAATATATGCGTTCTTTTCAAGAGCTAAAATAGAAATTGTTGATTGATATCTATATGCCTTCTTGTCGAGAGATCAGCGTTATACAAGCCTCGCTTCTCAGTAGGGAACCGTTGCATAAAACGTTTGTCATAACAAAACTCTGGCATTTCTTTTCcagactttttaaaatttcaatggCATGATattgtttgccagagtttttatttacttgtcaatgtttttttatggAAATTCTCTTATGCAACGGGTCCCTGGCCTCTCTTTTTTGCATTTCTCCCTTTTAACGCATACAAACAACTAGTCATACTTTTCAGAATGTTTAACTTATCTTAGGAAATGATGATACGAGTTTATTGTActttatttgtatattgttattaccAATTTGCAAGTGTAAGCtcattatttaaattttctgttgatttttggcttaaaattgatttgtaattctgatttgtatatttaaaaactgaaaatagacatgaaataaaataataaattcaattcagttcaaattTCGTAGAGTGGAATTTGCGACATGTCCACCTCtgcacataattaaaaaaatactagaTAACAAAAAAAGCAAATCGAAAACACCGAAATGCAGAACTTTTAATGACAAAAACTATTATATAATGATTCGCCAGGACAACGAAATGGACAAAATTAAGCTTTCACTTTACATCGGGCAATGATAGAAAACAGACACCCTTTACCAATCTCAAATTGAACACTTGaatataaagtaaaaataaaagaatcaaGGACAGAtgtattttcctttgtttagttaaaaaaaaaagaggtcatCGTTGCTACTACTCACTCTCCACAACtccttttgttttcatattcttatttttcccCTTCAACTTCAGCTAAAATATTGTTCCTTGCAAATTCTCCAAATTATTTGAACATTATCGTTATTCATTTTGGGgttttccaataaaaaaaatgatttgaaactttaccattatcatgtgaaatatctattcttgaaatttatattCTATTGTTTATCCATTTATCTAAATATGTCATGCCTCCAGAAATAAGTTTAATAAGTGCATTGCCTTTTCTCCAAATcaatgatcattaatttatgGCAGGGAATTGCCCAGTTTAAGCACTAAGTGACATTATTTTATAGACCACAAAAAACTGAAacataaaacaatttcaaacaCATATTCAGACTAGGTATTTCACTTCAAATGTTGCAGTACTAACTAATGTGAGGTCAGGCGCACAGAAAATCTTTTAGATAACTGATAAATAAAAACACCATCCGGTATTTACATGGTGTAGTACAAAAGACGATCAATCAAATCTATTTGCTGGTTTCGAATCCTGTACGTGAAGGTAGTCTTTTCAATCATCCAACATCCTCACGATGTCAATGTGTATGTGAGGGCGCGTTTGGGGGTGCGAGCGTGCGCCCGTGTgtgttggggaggggggggggggtcgcatTTTGATGGGGGTGATCCACAGATGATTTATTATAATTtggtatatgaaataaaattcaaaagttatTTCGTACAATGAAGAGGTGAGTGCCTTCATCGACTCACCCGTCATGCCCGTTGCATGTTTATATTGACATGCATAATAACCGATTTGTTATTATGCATTTGatttattacatttcattgcattttgatgaaaaatttcTCGTGCTTTGCTTATcattttactcatttttttctcaaatcatATGTTACGTTGGGCTTCAGGTGAATATTCAAATCCGAAATCAAATGCGTAGAGAAGACATGCCGGGGCTAAATTAGATGGGTGTCAAGGGGCAACCGTGCACCCTTTTAATAAACTGTCTTGTACATCAGTAGAATCATTTAAAAGACGCCTacaaacatgtatatattttgttgtcgtataaatttgaaatgtttatgtaaaGCGCAGAGAGAAGTTCTAATTATCTATGAGCTAAGCACCATGGATTTGTTCCTATAACTTTTTAGGAGGGGtggtttcttttctttttaattaatgaaaCTCATCTTCGACTCATCTCAGCGGCCCCACATAGAAATTATCCTGGCACCACCCCTAACCACAAATATATGATTCGTTTACAGGCATTGTGGATatacattaatatatatatgtaattcactgatgaaaaaaaatcagttctgTTGCTCTTTCCACCTGCAATAATACCGAATCAGTTATTGCGATAGCTATGCATCAGTAGACCGAATACATTAATTGGGCTCTGTTGACATTTATACAACTACACACCACTACTAGTAAACCACCTCAACTGCTACCCTCTTTACAAAATCTGTGTAGATGATCAATATAGTAGGACTAATTTGTACGAGAATCCACTCGTGTAGCCAGGAATTTTCAACAGAAGGGGCACCTCCGAATGAGCAAAGCGATGAACCAGTGGAAATGGGAAGTAAAGGGAGATTTAACATCACAAGACAGGGACATGTTTAACATTTGCATGTCAAATTGGATTCCAgctcattaaaggggaagttctcCCAGAcgaaaattttattgtaaaaatagaagcaccaaatatttaaaaatattgatgaaggtttgagtaaaattcattaaaggataagaattatgtaaaataaaatacataaatttcaaacttttaatggtttatgatgacaaaaaaaatcttacaggAGAGGGTGTGAAATAGTTTGTCTGTTGATTTTACAACTGAATTACAGCTGAATTTACAACATAtcccattttaatttttttttatagaaaattacatttcatcgttttttttaaattaacgaTTTATGGGAGGCTGCACGCTCTTGAcgtcaaaaacaaaaaattccaATAACTTTTAAAACCTTTTATGGATTTTCGTCTaaccttcaccaatgttttttagattatttttcGGCTATTTTAATTAACTCTTTGTTAGGCGGAACTCCATTATGTGTCGGGTTAGGGTTAGTGTTGTAGGAGGATTTTGGTCTGTGACAACATCCCCTAAACATGCGAGGGAACGTGGCCACCGGGCAAAGCCATATcccattgttatcattattattattattataatatggTTAAACCTTATTTTCAACTCAAATGCTATAAGGCTGCGAAATGGTGGTTATTTGCGAGAAGACGTAGCGACTAAGGAAGAAATTGGCCATTTTCGTCCAAGAAATTTGGTATTTTGAACTCACGTGGTGTAAGACAGAATATTATATAAAAGCCAAGTGTATGTTTTCATTcgcaattttatttttctttattccttAATTTATAGTAATTCATAACCCTTAGATTTccgtgtttatttattttttagaagTAAATCATAGCATTTATGactaatttttttctccaatttcTTAGTTTGAAACAGGTTTATTTCGTTATTCTTTTGTCACTTTTATTCCTTTCTGTTTCTCCTCtctctaattttctcttttttaccatcacctttttaaaaacaataatatttcatttctagCTCTAcatttttacatacatgtatatccagcCTATTTCCTATGTTAATTTTGAATCCTCCTTCAAATTAATGCATAATTAAATTAGTCAGTTCACGTGGTTGTTAAAGGACACCCCCTTTCCAAACATTATTTCATATGTATTGAACTGCTTCACATATTTTTAAGGTTGTACATTGTctatcattttcctttttttcagaaCAGAATGGAGCATGACGATAACTTTGACATAGCTGAGGAAGTCACTCGAGGTCTTGCCATGAGATCAAACGAATCCATGTATGTCACTCACAACAACTTTGATGGATCAAGTGCCATGGTTGGCAGCTACTCTTACAACGGATACGTGACAAACGGTTCTTATTTCAATTACCTGGCTCAGCCGGTGGTCGACGATACGTATGCATCGTCGATAATATCGCCAAATTCTGCTCAGGGCGACCATCCGTCATCGTACACCTCATCGACCAGGAAACGGAGCATGGTCGGGCGGAAGCCGCCGAAGGGTCCGGACGGCATACGGCGATACAGCAGTCGGCGGGCGACGTTCGAGCGACGCGACCGCATTAATTCGCGAGAGCGCGACCGCATGCATCAACTGTGTGACGCATTCGAGAGGCTTCGTCAGGTGCTACCATTCAAGCGATGGAAACATGGACCCCATCGTCAAAGGCTTAGTAAGATCAGCACTTTAGTTCTGGCACAAAATTATATTCGAGCCTTGGAGGTGATGCTACAAGAAAGTCCGGATGACACACCGACCTCAAGTACAGCAGATTTAGAAGCTAATGGGTTTATAATGCCTCAAAGtaacaatcaaaatcaatccaATGTCAGTGAAAGTACATATTTTCATGTCAGCCAAACTGGGCagcttgaaaataattttaccaCTCTTCATCCATCATTCAATACCGAGCAAATTAACACAAGTTATCAATCCGAGTATTTCAAAACAGAGTCTACAACTCAATGTCAATATTAGTTAGCAAAAGAGACACGATTGAAAGGGTCAAGAACTGAAATGTAAATGTTTTCCCTCCATGTCTTATTTgcttattaatttattttgggAAAGTAAGCCTGACCAGATGTGCCTTTTAGTCACTTCAGTTCAAAGAGTAAGgaaatattcatgataaaagcaaaatatcatggATAAGAGTTAAGAACAATGTTTTACAAACATCGTTTCGGTGATACAATGCTACATATTATGTTTGTACACTCTTTATCATCTACTGAACGTATCATCCCATTTAGATTATTGTAATGCTTTACTTGCTGGTTTACCTCAATCTAGTATAGCCCCCCTTCAAACAATTCAAAATACTGCAGCTAGATTGGTAACCCTCACGAAGAAATTTGAACATATTACCCCTATTCTCTACCCCCTCCATTGGCTTCAGgttcataatataattattttcaagctCCTTCTCCTTGTCTATAAAATCATCCATGGTCTCGCCCCATCCTACCTTCAAAATCTTATCTCTCTCTGTCCCTCATCCTCTGCAACTCAACGTCTCCGATCTTCTTTTACTGCTCACCTTCGACTATCTCTAGGACCCCGCACTTTTACCCGTTATGGAGATCGTGCCTTTTCTGCTCTTGCCCCTAAACTCTGGAACAATCTCCCCATCTCCATCCGTAATGCATCCACTGTCGAATCTTTCAAAACACTCCTCAAATCTTACCTCATTAAGCAGTCCTCTTAACTCCATTTCCTGTTCTCTCTCACTGTATTTTGCtgcttcttttttctctttccaatgtgcttagaaactgttgtattaagcgctatataaatgttaattattattatttttattcattctagaCCGCTGTAATTTAAATATAAGCCATTTCTGAAAATCGCACCAACTTATTTCGAAATAAATTGCATGCAAAGAGCTAATGGTTATAATTATTTAAGGCTTCGTGATCAAGGCAATGTAATTCTCAGCAATGGTAATATGAGAATAACAATGCAATATATTCAATTGTGCAACActgggccctgggaacgatttttcaCAGAGGGTGCTGgcttaaatttgacaagccccccccccaaaaaaaaggccgggggggggggggttaagggTTTCGCTATAAAATGAAAGTGATTTTGTTCAGGTAAACTTTGacaagtcccccccccaaaaaaaaaaaaaattaagggttTCGCTACAAAATAAGGAGATTTTGCTTAATTACAGGCTATTCACAATATCTCCCagatttccagggggtgctgcctatatgGTGAATGAGACACAGAACCCCCTCCCCATTCCCCAGCATCCCTGCCTCCCTAGGGCAATGGAGCCACAATCTCTTTAGAAGAAAAGGCCCTATAGGCTCTTCACCCTAAAGAAATATGGGTCGTGAGTACAACTATTTTATTATGATcatatttcactatttttctaaACACATTTGACTATGGCACATAAGTATATAGGGGCCAAGAATCCAATAATTAGGATATGTTATGATGTACATTAGCTGGCTATAAAGcataaattcaaatatatatatattccaaaaTTATCCAAATAACCATCCAAGATCGTGATTGGTGTTTGTATGGATGAATGGAGGaaatgtgccaaatgattcCAGTAATGGTGATTAATTGCCAAGTAAGAgctaagtaaaaaaaagtttgaaagttTCTTTCGGGTAGACAGGAATTGTTCATGATTGTTTCAATAATTGAATTCAACCACGTTAATTAACCAGGTTAATTGAAGATTTAAGTAGTGGTGTGATTTAATTGTACATTCCAGGATCTGTGGTATCATTTACGAAAGGCTTGCTCTTGAAATAATTGCTTACTTTTATCTGCTTGAAATTATTCAGACAATGATTTTATCTCGAGTACTTTATTTCGCAACCTTGATAGGTAAATGGATGTACTTCAATCCTTCTTCGTTGAATTTAGACGTCTTATATATAATCTAAATTTGAACATACTTAATATAGTCATAATAGTATGTATGTTTCTCCAAAAAGACTAGGTTGATCACCAACATGCctataaataaatatgaatgaatcaatTTAAAATCATGCCCTTGAGAagtatttattctttattcgtCTTAGATTGTTATTCACGACAAGACGACATTTCTGATTGGTTACGTAATGTATGACCGGATTCCAGGCAGTGTTCAACATTGAAGTAACTGCGGCAAACAGTCTAAACGATGGCGGTAAATGAAGACGGGTTGTCCTGCTCAAGACTAACAGAACCCAAGGAAACCAGGCAATCCAGTAGGAAACAGTGATTACTATGATTGTCCGTATGCCTTTGATACTGTTCGCAAGATGTAGGTGTCCTGCAGGGTTGTTTGCCTCTCTTGGACGTCCTCTAGCCATGATATCCTGGGCTACCTGTATGCGTCTATGATGCTTCATAGACGTGTGCAGAATGTGGAAGCTAGTAGCTATCTGTATCACAAAGCCAACTATCATTGGAAAAACAAGAAATGCCCAGAAAGAATGAGCACCTGAGAGTAGTAGTGATGACATCATTATAGCTGTTGCAAAACCCCAAGCAATTTGGCCGATGTTGATTTTTTGACGAGTTACAAATGTGATGTACTGAAGTGGTCTGACAATCATTACATAACGTGACACATGAATCGTCAGCACATTGTACAACATTTGGTAAGTTATGAAGACAACTAATAACGCTGTCACATCGTACACCATTTCTTTTGGACAATTAGATTGGCCTATAGCATGAAGGCTGGTTGTAGTCACACAGTTTGTCAATGACAAAACAATATCACAGAAAGCAAGTCTTTGGTAGAGAAACGCCTCTATCTCATGAAGTGCATTGCTTTCCTTAATGGCacggatgataatgatgttcaATATAAAAGAAACTAGTAGGCCAACCACAAAAATCCAGGTAATAGAAAAGAATCTAACTACATCGTCGCACATGGTTGATGTTCTGGCATTAGAGCTTGCAGATAGGTTCTTGATCATATCAAGGTAACTCGCATTTGGAAGCATGTTTGCGACTTGTGGATGATTGAAATTATTATGACGacaaaattgttgaaatattatgTATGGAAATGCTCTTATACCTTAGAACCTGAACAAAATCTGCACGTTTACTAGTATCTGTGGGTGTAGCAAGTATTGGCAAGGGAAATTATTTCTGATCGACAGGcactatcatatttttttttcaaaagaagtaGTTTTCTGCCATTAATTTCCAATAACAGCCTTCGCCGCAAGCTCAACTCTTGTTCATATTGGTAGTCACTTTTTTGCTCAATTTAGATTGTTGTATTGATATGAAGTGAATGACAGTTTTATGAACTTTATGACTGACACATCAATACTTAGTAATTCTCCTAATTTGAACATTGTAGATTTAGCGAGCGTCATTCGAGAAAAATCACACATTGTTATATCAaacttgtcatgcttgttaaACACCCTAAAATAAGGGACATCAAAGACATTCGTTATCTATTCATTAAAAACCGAATGGAGATTGCATAAAAAACAGTCAATAGCCTCGGTCAGAGGTAAGATTCTACTGTGAATAGACAAagattttaaagatatttttctcATCACAACCCAGATGTAGGCTGTTTGGTCAGAGGAAGGGTCGGAGAAGTGCCCATCTGGGCAGGGTTACTCCGACCCGTTCCGCCACCCAAAAGACATTCCTGCAGGACTGTTTCCAAGAGTATGGAA
This genomic window from Lytechinus variegatus isolate NC3 chromosome 10, Lvar_3.0, whole genome shotgun sequence contains:
- the LOC121423038 gene encoding neurogenic differentiation factor 6-like; amino-acid sequence: MEHDDNFDIAEEVTRGLAMRSNESMYVTHNNFDGSSAMVGSYSYNGYVTNGSYFNYLAQPVVDDTYASSIISPNSAQGDHPSSYTSSTRKRSMVGRKPPKGPDGIRRYSSRRATFERRDRINSRERDRMHQLCDAFERLRQVLPFKRWKHGPHRQRLSKISTLVLAQNYIRALEVMLQESPDDTPTSSTADLEANGFIMPQSNNQNQSNVSESTYFHVSQTGQLENNFTTLHPSFNTEQINTSYQSEYFKTESTTQCQY